Proteins co-encoded in one Acidobacteriota bacterium genomic window:
- a CDS encoding helix-turn-helix transcriptional regulator, whose translation MTDREYKPVKHDHKGMLEEAYKRPGFKEAYEALELEYEIARQMLRARSRAGLTQDAVAAKMGTTKSAVSRLEGVGKHRPSIATLKRYAEAVGCDLSVKLVPQK comes from the coding sequence ATGACTGATCGTGAATACAAACCGGTAAAGCATGACCATAAAGGGATGCTCGAAGAGGCTTACAAACGGCCTGGCTTCAAGGAAGCTTACGAGGCCCTTGAGCTTGAGTACGAGATCGCTCGACAAATGCTCCGAGCTCGTTCCCGGGCGGGCTTAACCCAGGACGCTGTCGCCGCAAAAATGGGAACAACGAAAAGTGCGGTCTCAAGACTTGAGGGCGTTGGCAAACATAGACCTTCGATCGCGACCCTCAAACGCTACGCCGAAGCCGTCGGTTGTGACCTCAGCGTAAAATTGGTGCCGCAGAAGTAA
- a CDS encoding alpha/beta hydrolase, giving the protein MPYAFDELRFLATPEKGEVSAILMRPENATHLLVLGHGASSNMRTPMQATIAERLAEQGIATFRYNFPYSEKGGGRNSQVTCTETIRSAVRAASEAAPDLPILAGGHSFSGRMTSTAQSEEPIDGVRGLVFFAFPLHPAGEPATKRAEHLKLIDIPMLFLSGTRDALGELDLLEPVVNGLGNKATLHLLDTADHSFKILKRTRQSTEDIFAEIARVVREWASDL; this is encoded by the coding sequence ATGCCATATGCTTTCGATGAGTTAAGGTTTCTTGCAACGCCTGAAAAAGGCGAAGTCTCTGCAATTCTGATGCGGCCCGAAAATGCGACGCATCTGCTCGTCCTCGGACACGGGGCGAGTTCGAATATGCGAACGCCGATGCAGGCGACGATCGCTGAACGATTGGCTGAGCAGGGCATCGCGACGTTTCGTTATAACTTTCCTTATTCGGAAAAAGGTGGCGGGAGGAATTCGCAGGTGACCTGTACTGAGACGATACGGTCGGCGGTCAGGGCTGCGAGTGAGGCGGCGCCGGATCTGCCGATACTTGCGGGCGGGCACTCGTTTAGCGGGCGGATGACTTCGACCGCGCAGAGTGAGGAGCCGATCGACGGCGTGAGAGGTTTGGTGTTCTTTGCCTTTCCGCTGCATCCCGCAGGTGAGCCGGCGACAAAGCGGGCTGAGCATCTCAAGCTGATCGACATTCCGATGCTTTTCCTGAGCGGCACGAGAGATGCCCTCGGTGAGCTTGATCTGCTTGAGCCGGTCGTGAATGGCCTTGGCAACAAAGCAACGCTTCACCTTCTGGATACAGCCGATCACAGTTTCAAGATCCTTAAAAGAACTCGCCAGTCGACCGAAGACATTTTTGCCGAGATCGCCCGCGTTGTTCGCGAATGGGCGTCGGATCTTTAG
- a CDS encoding tetratricopeptide repeat protein, with protein MKYRNELKWLVPIAVVCVLVFANSLTGEFVYDDTRQIIRNTLIQDNSLFWKALSSDVWAFKGDGTQAASNYWRPTFTLLNIVCFRLFGTSPLGWHVVNVLLHTGVSVLAFLLLRRWQYSAVVVFVIALIFAVHPVHVESVAWIAGSPDLLFSLTLLGSLWFATSYRSSRSNKDLLLMILFYAAALGSKEIGILCLPIYYFVLKDDTDGTEVRQSSLNTPLLALAASAVACFLIRLSIIGAIARPPDDAVALFDAVISVPQMFAFYLKQIFAPILIAINYPLSPVKEIGGLNFVVPLFISLAAIAGVIYVARSSKRAMLAAAIFLLPLIPAMNATAFPSEQIVHDRYLYLPLLGALMLLVPLAGKVLSERNLLIAGCVVALLFGVQTVRYNFAWANELALWTWTKNIDDSAFTSLQLGSALAEEKRYEDAIAAYSMAIAKKPTMRAYYGRGRNYNAVKQFDNAEKDLQAALATPADQQDAYATYQVYESLGITYVEQKKYDLAIRNFLDARKDLPIYAAALTEKLAVAHYQAGNKSDAMRELESYVTRARVEMLPESKNVILRLGMLYAEAGRKDEARGALNEYLRSTASYSDKNMVGYRNQAMKVLETLK; from the coding sequence GTGAAATATCGCAACGAACTAAAATGGTTGGTCCCGATCGCAGTTGTTTGTGTACTCGTTTTTGCGAATTCGTTGACCGGAGAATTTGTCTATGATGACACGCGACAGATCATCCGCAATACGCTGATCCAGGATAATTCGCTGTTTTGGAAAGCCTTAAGCTCCGACGTTTGGGCGTTCAAGGGCGACGGTACGCAGGCGGCGAGCAACTATTGGCGGCCGACGTTTACGCTGCTGAATATCGTCTGTTTCCGTCTTTTCGGCACGAGCCCCTTGGGATGGCATGTGGTTAACGTGCTGCTGCATACTGGTGTCAGCGTGCTCGCATTTTTGCTTTTGCGGCGTTGGCAATATTCAGCGGTCGTGGTGTTTGTGATCGCGTTGATCTTTGCGGTTCATCCCGTTCACGTGGAGTCTGTCGCATGGATCGCAGGTTCACCGGATCTGTTATTTTCGCTGACGTTACTCGGTTCGTTGTGGTTTGCGACGAGCTATCGCAGCTCGCGGTCGAACAAAGATCTACTTTTGATGATCCTGTTCTATGCAGCCGCTCTCGGTTCAAAAGAGATCGGCATTCTCTGCCTGCCGATCTATTATTTTGTTCTCAAGGATGATACCGACGGTACTGAGGTAAGGCAGAGTTCGCTGAACACACCGTTGCTGGCACTCGCTGCGTCGGCAGTCGCATGTTTTCTTATTAGGCTCAGTATTATCGGTGCCATCGCGAGGCCGCCGGATGATGCGGTGGCGTTGTTTGATGCAGTGATTAGCGTGCCGCAAATGTTTGCTTTTTATCTGAAGCAGATCTTCGCTCCCATCTTAATCGCCATCAATTACCCGCTCTCTCCGGTCAAAGAGATCGGAGGGTTGAATTTTGTCGTTCCGCTTTTCATCTCCCTTGCAGCGATCGCGGGAGTTATATATGTTGCTCGATCGTCAAAACGTGCGATGCTCGCGGCCGCGATCTTCCTGCTGCCGCTCATCCCGGCGATGAACGCGACGGCATTCCCGTCCGAACAGATCGTCCACGATCGCTATCTCTATCTGCCGCTGCTCGGAGCGTTGATGCTGCTCGTGCCGCTCGCGGGGAAGGTGCTGAGCGAAAGGAACTTGCTGATCGCCGGATGTGTTGTGGCGTTGTTGTTTGGTGTTCAGACGGTCAGATACAACTTCGCGTGGGCCAACGAACTCGCTCTTTGGACCTGGACAAAGAACATCGACGATTCGGCGTTCACCTCACTCCAACTTGGAAGTGCTCTCGCGGAGGAAAAAAGATATGAGGATGCGATCGCAGCTTACTCGATGGCGATCGCCAAAAAGCCCACGATGCGTGCCTATTACGGCCGCGGCCGCAATTACAACGCTGTAAAACAGTTCGACAATGCGGAAAAAGATCTGCAAGCTGCTCTCGCAACCCCAGCGGACCAGCAGGACGCCTATGCCACGTATCAGGTGTACGAATCGCTCGGGATAACCTACGTCGAGCAGAAAAAATACGACCTGGCGATCCGGAATTTCCTCGACGCCCGCAAAGATCTTCCGATCTACGCCGCCGCCCTGACCGAAAAGCTCGCTGTCGCTCATTACCAGGCCGGAAACAAATCCGACGCCATGCGCGAACTCGAAAGCTACGTCACTCGAGCTCGCGTCGAAATGCTGCCCGAATCAAAAAATGTAATTCTGCGTTTGGGAATGCTCTACGCCGAAGCCGGCCGCAAAGACGAAGCCCGCGGAGCTCTGAATGAATATCTTCGCTCCACGGCCTCGTATTCGGATAAGAATATGGTTGGATATCGGAATCAGGCGATGAAAGTGTTGGAGACGTTGAAGTAG
- a CDS encoding YggU family protein: protein MNLTEHPDGIVVAVRVIPRASRSEIVGEHDGSLKVRICSPPVDGAANAEIIRLFAKHFGVSKSEVSIISGETSKNKRIKIENLSVSKFEELIK from the coding sequence ATTAACCTTACAGAACATCCGGACGGCATCGTCGTTGCCGTCCGCGTCATACCGCGTGCGTCGAGGAGCGAGATCGTTGGCGAACACGACGGTTCGCTAAAGGTCCGCATCTGTTCGCCGCCGGTTGACGGAGCTGCGAATGCCGAAATTATACGACTATTTGCCAAGCATTTCGGTGTTTCTAAGAGCGAAGTTTCGATCATCAGTGGCGAAACTTCGAAAAATAAAAGAATTAAGATCGAAAACCTGTCAGTATCGAAGTTTGAGGAGCTAATAAAATGA
- a CDS encoding YebC/PmpR family DNA-binding transcriptional regulator, with protein sequence MSGHSKWHTIKHKKGALDAKRGKIFTKLIKEITVAARTGGSGDVDANARLRKAVSDAKGLNMPNDTIDRAIKRGTGQLEGVAYDEITYEGYGPNGVAILVETMTDNRNRTVAELRHLFSKNGGNLGEAGSVAWMFDKKGYIVVDKAAKSEDELFEIAIEAGADDMQDEGDVFEIYTAPDAFEAVTDAIKAAGIEPQAAEVSMIPQNYIALTGADAKTMMKLYDAIDDNDDVQKVYANFDIDESEME encoded by the coding sequence ATGTCAGGACATTCCAAGTGGCACACAATTAAGCACAAGAAAGGTGCTCTCGACGCTAAACGCGGTAAGATATTTACCAAGCTGATCAAAGAGATCACCGTCGCGGCCCGCACCGGCGGCAGCGGCGACGTTGACGCGAATGCACGTCTGCGAAAGGCTGTCAGCGACGCAAAAGGGCTCAACATGCCCAATGACACCATCGATCGCGCCATCAAACGCGGCACCGGCCAGCTCGAAGGCGTCGCATACGACGAGATCACCTACGAAGGCTACGGCCCGAACGGCGTCGCGATCCTCGTCGAGACCATGACCGACAACCGTAACCGCACGGTCGCTGAGCTTCGTCACCTGTTCTCGAAGAACGGCGGCAACCTCGGCGAAGCCGGTTCGGTCGCGTGGATGTTCGATAAAAAAGGCTACATCGTAGTCGATAAGGCCGCAAAATCAGAAGACGAGCTATTCGAGATCGCTATCGAAGCCGGAGCCGATGATATGCAGGACGAGGGCGATGTCTTCGAGATCTACACCGCCCCCGACGCCTTCGAAGCCGTGACCGACGCAATTAAAGCCGCCGGCATCGAGCCCCAGGCCGCTGAGGTCTCAATGATCCCCCAAAACTACATCGCGCTAACCGGTGCCGACGCCAAAACCATGATGAAACTCTACGACGCCATCGATGACAACGATGACGTGCAGAAGGTTTACGCGAATTTTGATATTGATGAGAGTGAGATGGAGTAG
- a CDS encoding nuclear transport factor 2 family protein, which produces MPKQSLIIVAFLLLNFCWLNVSAQQDLERLNETILAKDAAFWRAYNKCDISAFGPMFTDDVEFFHDKGGPTIGHENFMNALKNGLCGDPNSHLRRVAVERTVQVFPLENGKVIYGAIISGEHVFYVNQKGKPEFLDGRARFLQLWLLNEGVWKMARILSYDHGPASKKGGTK; this is translated from the coding sequence ATGCCAAAACAGAGCTTGATCATTGTTGCTTTCCTTTTGTTAAATTTTTGTTGGCTAAATGTCTCTGCCCAACAGGATTTAGAGAGGTTGAATGAGACGATACTTGCCAAAGACGCTGCTTTTTGGAGGGCTTATAACAAGTGCGACATTTCTGCATTTGGGCCGATGTTCACGGACGATGTCGAGTTTTTCCATGACAAAGGTGGACCGACAATTGGACATGAGAATTTCATGAACGCTCTGAAAAATGGACTTTGCGGCGATCCGAATTCGCATTTACGGCGTGTAGCGGTTGAACGAACAGTGCAAGTTTTTCCACTGGAAAATGGCAAAGTAATTTACGGCGCAATCATCTCCGGCGAACACGTATTTTACGTAAACCAGAAAGGCAAACCTGAATTCCTCGACGGGCGTGCCAGATTCTTACAATTGTGGCTCTTAAATGAAGGCGTGTGGAAAATGGCGCGAATACTCAGTTACGATCATGGCCCAGCCAGCAAAAAGGGCGGAACAAAGTGA
- the rsmG gene encoding 16S rRNA (guanine(527)-N(7))-methyltransferase RsmG, producing the protein MRTEFIKGLRDNQATFGIELADDAVERLADYYDLIQEHNEILHLVGPSTPEEFATRHILESLTLLEYLPNGIWFADVGTGGGLPSIPCLLAREDLKAVLIESKEKKSKFLTLAVEKLRLKHRTRLSPTQFSETNLGHCEAVTCRALDKFTEKLPRLIKWSGKSQLLFFGGENLQKALEGQNVLFKKKLMPLSEQRFLYIIKILSA; encoded by the coding sequence ATGCGAACAGAATTCATAAAAGGTCTCAGAGATAACCAGGCGACATTCGGCATCGAGCTTGCTGACGACGCCGTCGAGCGGCTCGCCGACTATTACGACCTGATCCAGGAACACAACGAAATCCTCCACCTTGTCGGCCCGTCAACGCCTGAGGAATTTGCGACTCGCCACATCCTGGAATCGCTCACGCTGCTCGAATATCTGCCGAACGGCATCTGGTTCGCCGACGTTGGAACCGGCGGCGGCTTGCCGTCGATACCGTGCCTGCTCGCCCGCGAAGACCTCAAAGCCGTGCTTATCGAATCAAAAGAAAAAAAGTCCAAGTTCCTAACCCTTGCGGTCGAAAAACTCAGACTAAAACACCGCACGCGCCTATCGCCAACGCAATTCTCCGAAACAAACCTCGGCCATTGCGAAGCAGTAACCTGCCGTGCTCTCGATAAATTCACGGAAAAACTGCCCCGCCTGATCAAATGGTCCGGCAAATCCCAACTCCTCTTCTTCGGCGGCGAAAACCTTCAAAAGGCCCTCGAGGGTCAAAACGTCCTTTTCAAAAAGAAACTAATGCCGCTTTCGGAACAACGGTTCTTGTACATAATTAAGATCTTGAGCGCATAA
- a CDS encoding alpha-L-fucosidase encodes MIFLRSISVIGVSVLLFLTTHSALAQTEPYVSETDSLVLKKLDQWQDWKFGLLMHWGPYSQWGIVESWSICAEDVDWCRRPKGSNYVDYVKQYEKLPTTFNPVQFDPDKWAKAASDAGMKYVVFTTKHHDGFNMFDTKFSDYKITAANVPFHRNPRADVTKEIFKAFRRENFGIGAYFSKPDWHSDNYWDPFWATPDRNTNYDTTKHPDKWNRFKDFTYNQIDELTTGYGKVDILWLDGGWVRPGMPKDPVAGSGRVPWPQDIDMPRIAGMARKNQPGIIIVDRDVHGQFENYRTPEQKVPDAPLPYPWETCMTMATSWSYVPNDVYKPSRQLIHTLVDVVAKGGNFLLNIGPSPKGDFAPDAYTRLRDIAAWMSINNEAIYNTRPIAPYKQGKVAFTSLRDGTVFAIYMADENETAPPASLVIEGIVAADGAKVSLLGFDKELSWKRTANGFTVDIPDEFRNRSNGKFAWTLRISKIIR; translated from the coding sequence ATGATTTTCCTCAGATCCATCAGTGTCATCGGCGTTTCGGTTTTACTATTTCTTACCACCCATTCCGCACTGGCCCAAACGGAGCCATATGTCTCGGAAACAGATTCCCTTGTGCTCAAAAAACTCGACCAATGGCAGGACTGGAAATTTGGTCTGTTGATGCACTGGGGACCTTACAGCCAGTGGGGAATTGTTGAATCGTGGTCGATCTGCGCGGAGGACGTCGATTGGTGCCGCCGGCCGAAAGGCAGTAATTATGTCGATTACGTGAAGCAATATGAGAAGCTTCCCACGACATTCAACCCGGTCCAATTCGATCCTGACAAATGGGCAAAAGCTGCAAGCGATGCGGGGATGAAGTACGTCGTGTTTACTACGAAGCACCATGACGGCTTCAATATGTTCGATACCAAGTTTTCGGACTACAAAATCACCGCCGCAAACGTTCCGTTTCACCGGAACCCGCGAGCTGATGTAACGAAAGAGATCTTTAAAGCATTCCGCCGCGAGAATTTTGGCATCGGAGCGTATTTTTCGAAGCCTGACTGGCACAGCGACAATTATTGGGATCCATTCTGGGCGACACCGGACCGTAATACGAATTACGACACCACCAAGCATCCCGACAAATGGAATCGGTTCAAAGACTTCACCTATAACCAGATCGACGAACTGACGACCGGCTACGGAAAGGTCGATATCCTCTGGCTCGACGGCGGTTGGGTTCGGCCGGGCATGCCGAAAGATCCGGTCGCGGGCAGCGGCCGCGTGCCATGGCCGCAGGATATCGACATGCCGCGGATCGCCGGGATGGCACGCAAAAATCAGCCCGGAATTATCATCGTCGACCGTGACGTTCACGGGCAATTTGAGAATTACCGCACACCCGAGCAAAAAGTTCCCGACGCACCGCTGCCGTACCCTTGGGAAACCTGCATGACCATGGCGACCTCATGGTCTTACGTGCCGAACGATGTCTACAAACCTTCTCGTCAGTTGATCCATACGCTCGTTGACGTCGTCGCAAAGGGCGGGAATTTCCTCCTCAACATCGGCCCCAGCCCCAAAGGCGACTTCGCCCCCGACGCCTACACCCGCCTGCGAGACATCGCCGCCTGGATGAGCATCAACAACGAAGCCATCTACAACACACGCCCGATCGCCCCCTACAAACAAGGCAAGGTAGCCTTCACGTCGCTGCGTGACGGAACTGTCTTCGCGATCTACATGGCCGACGAAAATGAAACAGCCCCGCCTGCGAGCTTGGTCATTGAAGGGATAGTTGCTGCGGACGGAGCAAAAGTCAGCCTTCTTGGTTTCGACAAAGAACTGTCATGGAAACGAACGGCGAATGGATTTACCGTAGATATTCCTGACGAGTTTAGAAATAGATCAAACGGGAAATTTGCGTGGACGTTACGAATCTCTAAAATTATCCGTTGA
- a CDS encoding YggS family pyridoxal phosphate-dependent enzyme, translated as MPSHLADNLNDIRERIVNAAKCSGRDPSDIKLVAVSKTHPVETLREAMDAGATVFGENKVQEGESKIREIGRGDVEWHLIGHLQSNKARKAAQLFDVIQSVDSIELAERLERICIDEGRVELSVFVQVDLAGEETKSGIPESELPKLVAHLKTCKRLRFDGLMVLPPFFDDAEVTRPFFCRLRAIRDELAAQNAFSNVRGELSMGMSHDFEVAIEEGATVVRVGTAIFGGRV; from the coding sequence GTGCCAAGCCATCTCGCCGACAATCTGAATGACATCCGCGAGCGTATCGTGAATGCGGCAAAATGCTCGGGCCGCGATCCATCGGACATAAAGTTGGTTGCCGTGAGCAAAACGCATCCGGTCGAGACATTGCGGGAAGCGATGGATGCGGGAGCCACGGTTTTTGGTGAAAACAAAGTCCAAGAAGGCGAATCGAAGATCCGCGAGATCGGCCGCGGGGATGTTGAATGGCATTTGATCGGCCATTTACAATCAAATAAAGCCCGCAAGGCGGCACAGCTTTTTGACGTTATCCAATCCGTCGATTCCATCGAACTCGCGGAGCGGCTCGAGCGTATCTGTATTGACGAAGGCCGCGTTGAACTGTCGGTTTTCGTGCAGGTCGATCTGGCGGGCGAAGAGACTAAATCCGGCATTCCTGAGAGTGAACTGCCGAAATTAGTTGCTCATTTGAAAACCTGTAAACGGCTGCGATTTGACGGTTTAATGGTTCTTCCGCCGTTTTTCGATGATGCTGAAGTGACTCGGCCATTCTTCTGCAGATTGCGAGCGATCCGTGATGAACTCGCTGCTCAAAATGCGTTTTCGAATGTCCGCGGTGAGCTTTCGATGGGAATGAGCCATGATTTTGAGGTCGCGATCGAAGAGGGTGCGACGGTCGTTCGAGTGGGAACGGCGATTTTTGGAGGAAGAGTTTAG
- a CDS encoding sigma-54-dependent Fis family transcriptional regulator: MAKLLVVDDEKNLRMVVQKEMARQGHEVECASDGEAAWEMLEEQDFDVLLCDINMPRLDGMGLLRRTRERSQNPPEVIMLTGQATVESAIQAMKLGAYDYLTKPYRIGELSALVTAAAEKQQLKVDNQRLRAQIARTHQSLPEIVAESRQMKEALRLVQRVAPSDTSVMITGESGVGKELIAQAIHRLSRRADKPFIDLNCAALQDTLLESELFGHEAGAFSGARVRKLGLFEIADGGTIFLDEVMEMPMQLQSKLLRALETRSFFRVGGVKKVEVDVRLVAATNRNKEQAINDGIFRADLMYRINSFEIVIPPLRERREDIEPLARHLLHKLAGAGAPEMSPATIEALSAFDWSGNVRQLRNCLERALLLCDNNMITPRELPPEIAFRTETPSVSVSYNAPQATQSVGTFQNSPSNNLRDVERQQIIGALEKTGWHRGKTAELLGISPSTLYRRLREYDLDVR, translated from the coding sequence ATGGCAAAACTATTAGTAGTCGACGATGAGAAGAACCTTAGAATGGTGGTTCAAAAAGAAATGGCCCGCCAGGGCCACGAGGTCGAATGCGCCTCTGACGGCGAAGCCGCGTGGGAAATGCTCGAGGAGCAGGACTTCGACGTGCTGCTGTGCGACATAAATATGCCGCGGCTCGACGGCATGGGATTGCTCCGACGCACACGCGAACGCAGCCAGAATCCGCCCGAGGTCATCATGCTCACGGGTCAAGCGACCGTCGAATCGGCGATCCAGGCAATGAAACTCGGCGCGTACGATTACCTCACCAAACCCTACCGCATCGGCGAACTCTCGGCTCTTGTAACCGCCGCCGCAGAAAAACAGCAGCTCAAGGTCGACAACCAACGCCTGCGCGCCCAGATCGCTCGAACACATCAATCGCTGCCGGAGATCGTTGCCGAATCGCGGCAGATGAAGGAAGCGTTGCGGCTCGTGCAGCGTGTGGCTCCATCGGATACTTCGGTAATGATCACGGGCGAATCGGGCGTGGGTAAGGAGTTGATCGCGCAGGCGATCCATCGTCTGAGCCGCCGTGCGGACAAGCCTTTTATCGATCTGAACTGCGCAGCTTTGCAGGATACTCTGCTTGAGAGCGAATTGTTCGGCCACGAAGCGGGAGCGTTTTCGGGAGCACGGGTTCGTAAACTTGGGCTGTTTGAGATAGCGGACGGCGGGACGATATTTCTTGACGAGGTTATGGAAATGCCGATGCAGCTTCAATCGAAACTGCTGCGGGCACTGGAAACGCGTTCGTTCTTCCGCGTCGGTGGTGTGAAAAAGGTCGAGGTCGATGTTCGGCTAGTTGCCGCAACAAATCGGAACAAAGAGCAGGCGATCAATGACGGCATTTTCCGCGCCGATCTGATGTACCGGATCAACAGCTTTGAGATCGTTATCCCGCCGCTGCGTGAGCGTCGCGAAGACATCGAGCCACTCGCGCGTCACTTGCTCCACAAACTAGCCGGAGCCGGTGCACCCGAAATGTCCCCCGCGACGATCGAGGCTCTTTCAGCATTTGACTGGTCAGGCAACGTCCGCCAGCTCCGCAACTGCCTCGAGCGCGCCTTGTTGCTCTGCGACAACAACATGATCACGCCTCGCGAACTGCCGCCCGAGATCGCATTCCGAACCGAAACCCCGAGCGTCTCAGTCAGCTACAACGCCCCGCAGGCAACGCAGAGCGTCGGCACATTCCAAAATTCCCCATCAAACAACCTCCGCGACGTCGAACGCCAACAAATAATCGGAGCCCTCGAAAAAACCGGCTGGCACCGCGGCAAAACCGCCGAATTGCTGGGCATTTCGCCTTCGACGTTGTATCGACGGTTGAGGGAGTATGATCTGGATGTGAGGTAA
- a CDS encoding YggT family protein: MLSGLVYPIFSLIVWCVFGVFLGILLLRLIFNYSDPNPFGKVGRFGFKVRKATERWVYPATRFFAMYRIDTRLAPLVTIFIGLVITYFFTQIIGNTFFVIDGLSAGVMAGNPKVIIGFILYGLLSILVLFIFLRFLASWFVFSQKTFFALVIKVTDPIMLPVQRLIPPIGMFDISAMLVLLVISFLQSIVLNIFVRG; the protein is encoded by the coding sequence ATGCTTTCAGGTTTAGTTTATCCAATATTTAGCCTCATTGTCTGGTGCGTTTTTGGCGTGTTTCTGGGCATTTTGCTGTTGCGGCTGATATTTAATTACAGCGATCCAAATCCCTTTGGCAAGGTCGGCAGGTTTGGGTTTAAGGTGCGAAAGGCGACTGAGCGGTGGGTTTATCCGGCGACGAGGTTTTTTGCGATGTACCGCATTGATACGAGGCTCGCACCGCTGGTGACGATATTTATCGGGCTTGTTATAACCTACTTTTTCACGCAGATAATCGGGAATACTTTTTTTGTGATCGATGGGCTCTCGGCCGGTGTGATGGCCGGGAATCCTAAGGTGATCATCGGTTTTATTCTCTACGGTTTGCTTAGCATTCTGGTGCTGTTTATCTTCCTGCGATTTCTGGCTTCGTGGTTCGTCTTTTCGCAAAAGACGTTCTTTGCGCTCGTCATCAAAGTAACCGACCCGATCATGCTGCCCGTCCAGCGGTTGATACCGCCGATCGGGATGTTCGATATTTCGGCGATGCTCGTGCTTTTGGTTATCAGCTTTTTGCAGTCGATAGTGCTGAACATATTTGTCCGAGGCTAG
- a CDS encoding HigA family addiction module antidote protein, whose translation MTMHNPPHPGEFIADIYLEPNNISGRELAAKLGVAASTLSRVLNGTNRVSPEMALRLSKALGRSAESWLAMQYNYDLWQARQHVNLSGVGKVTLRAT comes from the coding sequence ATGACCATGCACAATCCGCCACATCCCGGCGAATTCATTGCCGATATCTATTTGGAGCCTAACAACATAAGCGGCCGCGAGCTTGCAGCAAAACTTGGAGTCGCGGCTTCAACGTTAAGCCGGGTTTTGAACGGAACAAACCGCGTCAGCCCGGAAATGGCTTTACGGCTCTCCAAAGCTCTCGGACGAAGCGCTGAAAGCTGGTTGGCAATGCAGTACAACTACGATCTGTGGCAGGCTCGACAGCATGTCAACCTGAGCGGGGTCGGAAAGGTAACGCTGAGGGCCACATAG
- a CDS encoding type II toxin-antitoxin system RelE/ParE family toxin, with amino-acid sequence MIKSFRHKGLKKYFESGSVVGIQPHHAKRLRMLLAALDTAQSIVDMEIPGFRLHRLKGQEISRWSVWVNGNWRMTFEFHDGDAHILDYEDYH; translated from the coding sequence ATGATCAAGTCTTTCCGGCACAAGGGGCTCAAGAAGTACTTTGAATCGGGAAGCGTCGTAGGCATTCAGCCGCACCATGCCAAACGTCTCCGAATGTTATTAGCGGCTTTAGATACTGCTCAATCGATCGTTGATATGGAGATTCCGGGTTTTCGGCTCCATCGGCTCAAAGGTCAAGAGATTTCTCGCTGGTCGGTTTGGGTCAACGGGAACTGGCGTATGACGTTTGAATTTCATGACGGCGATGCTCACATTTTAGATTACGAGGATTATCACTAA
- a CDS encoding type II toxin-antitoxin system RelE/ParE family toxin has product MKFEVGYYDQQLKDEIMAWPADLYADYLRLLGLVEEFGPILRMPHSRAMGDGMFELRPRGRSGIGRAFYCYLLGRRVIIIHAFIKKTQKTPEREITIARNRVKKVKK; this is encoded by the coding sequence ATGAAGTTCGAGGTCGGATATTACGATCAACAGCTCAAGGACGAGATCATGGCGTGGCCAGCTGATCTCTACGCCGACTATCTGAGATTGCTGGGGCTAGTCGAAGAATTTGGGCCGATACTTCGAATGCCGCATTCCAGGGCAATGGGAGATGGAATGTTCGAACTCAGACCTCGGGGACGAAGCGGAATTGGACGTGCATTTTATTGTTACCTTTTAGGACGAAGAGTCATCATCATTCACGCGTTCATCAAGAAAACACAGAAAACGCCTGAGAGGGAAATCACAATAGCCCGCAATAGGGTCAAGAAGGTAAAGAAATGA
- a CDS encoding DUF2277 domain-containing protein, translating into MCRNIKTLFNFDPPATTDEVNASAIQFVRKLSGFTKPSKANEEAFNLAVERVAAAAQEMLNSYVTNAPPRDREIEAVKARERAAIRYGTRT; encoded by the coding sequence ATGTGCAGAAATATCAAAACGCTCTTTAATTTCGATCCGCCAGCGACTACAGACGAAGTAAACGCCTCAGCGATACAGTTCGTTCGTAAGCTATCCGGGTTTACCAAACCGTCCAAAGCCAACGAAGAAGCATTCAACCTCGCTGTCGAACGCGTCGCAGCGGCTGCTCAGGAAATGCTGAATTCCTACGTCACGAACGCCCCGCCCCGCGACCGCGAGATCGAGGCGGTAAAGGCTCGCGAACGGGCAGCTATTCGATACGGCACCCGAACTTGA